In one Desulfoferula mesophila genomic region, the following are encoded:
- a CDS encoding tetratricopeptide repeat protein, with product MSRRIHRAVVLVGLLASTVVLGWGVCPAKQAAILSQGAYTGSQSCRECHERFYQLWAPSHHGTAMQDYSDAFAAKNLTPQPAPLVILKASYQAQIGPGQGWVLEKTAQGEKRYSIKHALGGKNIFYFLTPMDKGRLQTLPVAYDLNKKAWFDTAKSGIRHAGDQPVDWRDSSYTFNTSCHGCHVSQYSLNYDPETRAYHTTWKEPGINCETCHGPGEAHVKVCQAAPKGTVPKDLEITRGGRDFTPEQNNATCSTCHAKAVPLTQSFMPGDNFWDHYDLALFEHSDYYPDGRDLGENYTFTSALMSPCVIAGKLGCTHCHTSSGRFRQKKDPNQACLPCHAERVKEAAAHSRHKAGTPGSQCISCHMPMTSFAGMHRSDHSMLPPTPAATLKFKSPNACNMCHKDKDAAWADAKVRAWHKDDYQAPVLRRAALVKAARQRDWSRLPEILAYINSPQRDAVFSASLVRLLVACPDQSKWPVLLKAATDPSPLVRSSALAALADYRTAPAAQVLFQALDDPRRLVRIRAAQSLTSYRMASLPPEREKALNAATQELLASLMARPDTWHAYYNLGNYYLERGVTHKAVPAYQEALALEPQALVPRVNLAMAYIRQGDAQQAKAQLAKALEISPDSAAANFNMGLLQAEEGSTQKAERSLRAALKADPQMAQAAYNLGLLVYKRDPKQGLEFCRKAYELQPNPRYGYTLAFLQQQNGDRRGAAEVLDSLTRRWPTYADAYLLWADMLSKSGEFPAARQVVQKALEHKGMSPGDQRRLQAMAARLNQGSK from the coding sequence TTGAGCCGTAGAATACACCGGGCGGTTGTCTTGGTCGGGTTGCTGGCGTCCACCGTGGTCTTGGGCTGGGGCGTCTGTCCGGCCAAGCAGGCCGCCATCCTCTCCCAAGGGGCCTACACCGGCAGCCAGAGCTGCCGCGAGTGTCACGAGCGGTTCTACCAGCTCTGGGCGCCTTCCCATCACGGCACGGCCATGCAGGACTACAGCGACGCCTTTGCCGCCAAGAACCTTACACCCCAACCGGCCCCCCTGGTCATCCTCAAGGCGAGCTACCAAGCCCAAATAGGCCCCGGCCAGGGGTGGGTGTTGGAAAAGACCGCCCAAGGCGAGAAGCGCTATTCCATCAAGCACGCTCTGGGCGGCAAGAACATCTTCTACTTCCTGACGCCCATGGACAAGGGGCGCCTGCAGACCCTGCCGGTGGCCTACGACCTCAACAAGAAGGCCTGGTTCGATACGGCCAAGAGCGGCATCCGCCACGCCGGCGACCAGCCGGTGGACTGGCGCGATTCCTCCTACACTTTCAACACCTCCTGCCACGGTTGCCACGTCAGCCAGTATTCCCTGAACTACGACCCCGAGACCCGCGCCTACCACACCACCTGGAAGGAGCCGGGCATCAACTGCGAAACCTGCCACGGGCCGGGCGAGGCCCACGTGAAGGTTTGCCAGGCGGCCCCCAAGGGCACGGTGCCCAAGGATCTGGAGATTACCCGGGGCGGCCGCGACTTCACTCCCGAGCAGAACAACGCCACCTGCTCCACCTGCCACGCCAAGGCGGTTCCCCTCACCCAGAGCTTCATGCCGGGCGACAACTTCTGGGACCACTACGACCTGGCGCTTTTCGAGCACAGCGACTATTACCCCGACGGCCGGGATCTGGGCGAAAACTACACCTTTACCTCCGCCCTGATGAGCCCCTGCGTAATAGCCGGCAAGCTGGGCTGCACCCATTGCCACACCTCCAGCGGGCGTTTCCGCCAAAAGAAGGACCCCAACCAGGCCTGCCTGCCCTGTCACGCCGAACGGGTGAAGGAAGCCGCCGCCCACAGCCGCCATAAGGCCGGCACGCCGGGCAGCCAGTGCATCTCCTGCCACATGCCCATGACCAGCTTCGCGGGCATGCACCGCAGCGACCACTCCATGCTGCCGCCCACCCCGGCGGCCACGCTCAAGTTCAAATCGCCCAACGCCTGCAATATGTGCCACAAGGACAAGGACGCGGCCTGGGCCGATGCCAAGGTGCGCGCCTGGCACAAGGACGACTACCAGGCGCCGGTGCTGCGCCGGGCCGCCCTCGTTAAGGCGGCGCGCCAGCGGGACTGGTCGCGCCTGCCAGAGATCCTGGCCTATATAAACAGCCCGCAGCGGGACGCGGTGTTCTCCGCTTCCCTGGTCCGCCTGCTCGTGGCCTGCCCGGACCAGAGCAAGTGGCCGGTGTTGCTCAAGGCGGCAACGGACCCCTCGCCCCTGGTGCGCTCCTCGGCCCTGGCCGCCTTGGCCGACTACCGCACCGCTCCGGCGGCCCAGGTGCTCTTCCAGGCCCTGGACGACCCGCGCCGCCTGGTGCGCATCCGCGCCGCCCAGAGCCTGACCAGCTACCGGATGGCAAGCCTCCCGCCGGAGCGGGAAAAGGCCCTGAACGCCGCGACCCAGGAGTTGCTGGCCTCCCTGATGGCCCGGCCCGATACCTGGCACGCCTATTACAACCTGGGCAACTACTACCTGGAGCGCGGCGTGACCCACAAGGCCGTGCCCGCCTACCAGGAGGCCCTGGCCCTGGAGCCGCAAGCCCTGGTCCCCAGGGTCAACCTGGCCATGGCCTACATCCGCCAGGGGGACGCCCAACAAGCCAAGGCGCAGCTTGCCAAGGCCTTGGAAATATCCCCGGACAGCGCGGCGGCCAACTTCAACATGGGCCTGTTGCAAGCCGAGGAGGGCAGCACCCAAAAGGCGGAGCGGTCGCTGCGCGCCGCCCTGAAGGCCGATCCCCAGATGGCCCAGGCGGCCTACAACCTGGGTTTGCTGGTGTACAAGCGCGATCCCAAACAGGGCCTGGAGTTCTGCCGCAAGGCCTACGAGCTGCAACCCAACCCCCGCTACGGCTACACCCTGGCCTTTCTCCAGCAGCAAAACGGCGATCGCCGGGGCGCGGCCGAGGTGCTCGATTCGCTCACCCGGCGCTGGCCGACCTATGCCGACGCCTATTTGCTGTGGGCGGACATGCTGAGCAAGTCCGGCGAGTTCCCGGCCGCCCGGCAGGTGGTGCAAAAGGCGCTGGAGCACAAGGGGATGTCGCCCGGCGACCAGAGGAGGCTGCAGGCCATGGCCGCCCGGCTGAATCAGGGGAGCAAATAG
- a CDS encoding sulfatase-like hydrolase/transferase, whose translation MASKLCFALEVRKLLASGLMAAMILCLPSAAPRAADITRGSVTGQATAKGYDHPNQYLHIRPVPIAPNMEPVISHPAQDQQARQKLAALEKRFGKKPNILIFLLDDVGWLDPGFNGGGEAVGNPTPVMDRLAHGGLVLTSAYSTPSCSPTRATIHTGQTPLHHGLLRPPMYGEAGGLDGAATFPMALQKLGYVTQGVGKWHMGENQGSLPQNVGYDDFYGFLSVSDAYTEWRDQYFNPEIALSPGRTAAMQKMPFNHNNVHCTQSDKAKCVDVYEVNLTTIKNLDQDWAAYSEKFIRKMAGSKQPFFLYHATRAAHFDNYPNDVYAGKSPARTVYSDALVEVDDILGRLVKALEETGQLENTLIFFTSDNGPECEVPPHGRTPFRGCKGSSWEGGVRVPTFAYWKGVIVPRRSDGLFDLADLFNTAISLAGAPGAQAAKYVPKTHYIDGIDQASFLLADQGQSNRRSRIYTMNQFLSGIRIDEFKFNTVVQLEQGIFQRGYTGGFSGAMVTSTGGVAMINLYTDPKEDVSVGIRHIPVDVLLEAEGNRYREVLKKYPPVTKIGFGQN comes from the coding sequence ATGGCAAGCAAGCTCTGCTTCGCTCTCGAGGTGCGCAAATTGTTGGCCTCCGGACTCATGGCCGCCATGATCCTGTGCCTGCCATCCGCTGCGCCGCGGGCGGCGGATATCACCCGGGGATCGGTTACCGGCCAGGCCACGGCCAAGGGATACGACCACCCCAACCAGTACCTGCACATTCGCCCGGTACCCATCGCGCCCAACATGGAGCCGGTGATTTCTCATCCCGCCCAGGACCAGCAGGCCCGCCAAAAGTTGGCCGCGCTGGAGAAACGCTTCGGCAAGAAGCCCAACATCCTCATATTCCTGCTGGACGACGTGGGCTGGCTGGACCCGGGCTTCAACGGAGGTGGCGAGGCGGTGGGCAACCCCACCCCGGTGATGGACCGCCTGGCCCATGGGGGCCTGGTCCTTACCTCCGCCTATTCCACCCCCAGTTGCTCGCCCACCCGGGCCACCATCCACACCGGCCAGACCCCCCTGCACCACGGCCTGCTCAGGCCGCCCATGTACGGCGAGGCGGGGGGCCTGGACGGGGCCGCCACCTTCCCCATGGCCCTGCAAAAGCTGGGCTATGTGACCCAGGGGGTGGGCAAATGGCACATGGGGGAAAACCAGGGCTCCCTGCCTCAAAACGTGGGCTATGATGATTTCTACGGCTTTTTGAGCGTCTCGGACGCCTACACCGAGTGGCGGGACCAGTACTTCAACCCCGAGATCGCCCTAAGCCCCGGGCGTACCGCGGCCATGCAAAAGATGCCTTTTAACCACAACAACGTGCACTGCACCCAGTCCGACAAGGCCAAGTGCGTGGACGTATACGAAGTGAACCTGACCACCATCAAGAACCTGGACCAGGACTGGGCGGCCTACAGCGAAAAGTTCATTCGCAAGATGGCGGGGAGCAAGCAGCCCTTCTTCCTCTATCACGCCACCCGGGCCGCTCATTTCGACAATTACCCCAACGACGTCTACGCCGGCAAGTCGCCGGCCCGCACCGTTTACAGCGACGCCCTGGTGGAGGTGGACGACATCCTGGGCCGCCTGGTCAAGGCGCTGGAAGAGACCGGGCAGCTGGAAAACACCCTCATATTCTTCACTTCGGACAACGGCCCCGAGTGCGAGGTGCCTCCCCACGGCCGCACCCCCTTCCGGGGTTGCAAGGGCTCCAGTTGGGAAGGTGGGGTCCGGGTGCCGACCTTTGCCTATTGGAAGGGCGTGATCGTCCCGCGCCGTTCCGATGGCCTGTTCGACCTGGCCGACCTGTTCAACACCGCCATCTCCCTGGCTGGAGCCCCGGGGGCCCAGGCCGCCAAGTACGTGCCCAAAACCCACTACATCGACGGCATCGACCAGGCCAGCTTCCTTCTGGCCGACCAGGGCCAGTCCAACCGGCGCAGCCGCATCTACACCATGAACCAATTCCTCTCCGGCATCCGCATCGACGAGTTCAAGTTCAACACCGTGGTGCAGTTGGAGCAGGGCATCTTCCAGCGGGGCTACACCGGGGGATTCAGCGGGGCCATGGTGACCTCCACCGGCGGGGTGGCGATGATCAACCTGTATACCGACCCCAAGGAGGACGTGAGCGTGGGCATCCGTCACATCCCCGTGGATGTGCTTTTGGAAGCCGAGGGGAACCGCTACCGGGAGGTGCTAAAAAAGTACCCCCCAGTGACCAAGATCGGCTTCGGCCAAAACTAG
- a CDS encoding damage-control phosphatase ARMT1 family protein has translation MIASPFIQGRLLKPFPQCRQCLEDLTTTAAEFAAGGDPELLRRAQQAARAAMAQSAGTLLSSPEVANRILRGIRRETGVHDPYRNFKAQEQATGRRAAARAQKMIGADLTSLVKLAALGNSLDFFKPPQEAMAEVERVLAAGVDMQHDDIPRLERFLATRHRTALYLTDNAGEIFFDLPLYRHLSRHFERVFLVVKGGPALNDLTRPDLQASGLMPMFPNLADTGVDGAGVEWERASQEFKDLVGRADLMVVKGMANFETLCPLRLPSPRFHIFRVKCRPMRDYLLADPESFWALWREAGEACQAQKY, from the coding sequence ATGATAGCCTCACCCTTTATACAAGGCCGGCTGCTCAAGCCCTTTCCCCAGTGCCGGCAGTGCCTGGAAGATCTGACCACGACCGCCGCGGAATTCGCCGCCGGAGGCGACCCTGAATTGCTACGCCGGGCCCAGCAGGCGGCGCGAGCGGCCATGGCCCAAAGCGCAGGCACTCTCCTGTCCTCGCCGGAAGTGGCCAACCGCATTCTGCGCGGCATCCGCCGGGAAACCGGGGTGCATGACCCCTACCGCAACTTCAAGGCCCAGGAGCAAGCCACCGGGAGGCGAGCCGCCGCCCGGGCGCAAAAAATGATCGGCGCGGACTTGACCTCCCTGGTCAAGCTGGCCGCCTTGGGCAACAGCCTGGACTTTTTCAAGCCCCCGCAGGAGGCCATGGCCGAGGTGGAGCGCGTCCTTGCCGCCGGGGTGGACATGCAGCATGACGATATCCCCCGGCTGGAGCGGTTCCTGGCCACCAGGCACCGAACGGCGCTTTATCTCACCGACAATGCCGGCGAGATTTTCTTCGACCTGCCGCTGTACCGGCATCTCAGCCGTCATTTTGAGCGGGTGTTCCTGGTGGTGAAGGGAGGGCCCGCCCTCAACGACCTGACCCGGCCAGATCTGCAGGCCTCCGGGCTGATGCCGATGTTCCCTAATTTGGCGGACACCGGGGTGGATGGCGCCGGGGTGGAATGGGAGCGGGCGTCACAGGAGTTCAAGGACCTGGTGGGCCGCGCCGATTTGATGGTGGTCAAAGGCATGGCCAACTTCGAAACGCTGTGCCCCCTGCGCCTGCCCAGCCCGCGTTTCCATATTTTCCGCGTCAAGTGCAGGCCCATGCGCGACTATTTGCTGGCCGACCCGGAAAGCTTCTGGGCCTTGTGGCGCGAAGCCGGCGAGGCCTGCCAGGCTCAAAAATATTGA
- a CDS encoding DUF2080 family transposase-associated protein, with product MSKPKKSKRVAERREGNSVRFELYGLEVVEKQVTASGKSGRVYLPVKWLGKRVKIIRLAREAA from the coding sequence TTGTCGAAACCGAAAAAATCCAAGCGCGTGGCCGAGCGCCGCGAAGGAAATTCGGTTCGTTTCGAACTTTACGGCCTGGAGGTCGTGGAGAAGCAGGTGACCGCCAGCGGCAAAAGCGGCAGGGTCTACCTGCCCGTGAAATGGCTCGGTAAGCGCGTCAAGATAATCCGGCTTGCTCGAGAGGCGGCATGA
- a CDS encoding xanthine dehydrogenase family protein molybdopterin-binding subunit, protein MSGNFSVIGGRAARKDAPDKSTGKARYIEDLKFVGELAGAMLQSSQAHAKIKSIDISKAQALPGVVAVITAQDVPDIKYGVSPARYDENLFAKDRVRYVGDEIAAVAAEDLATALKAVELIEVEYEPLPVLLTVEEAMAEGAPWIHDEFPDNVCAKVEQEFGDVEAAFAECDIIQEGSFYSKRQDGAFIEPNQCVALVDSDGVLNLHSSTQVPHYVQRTVAMVTGLGMSRVRVAKPYVGGGFGPKASATPIELASSFLAIKTGRPVRMAYTREQVFLFSRARHGFTHHMKLGAKKDGTLMALDHQATLEGGAYSSFGIATVYYAGSLLGGPYKLPNMRYQGQRIYTNKPACGAQRGHGGVIARGLFEQQLDLVAEKLGMDPIELRLKNMMETGDVTCNDLAMSSLGMRECLEAVKTGSGWAEKKGKLPPGKGIGVACGFFVSGAGYPIYRSDTYHCTIIIKADEDGGGILLYTASAEIGQGSETTMAMIAAEAVGIDYEQVRVKSGDTDFGIDLGAYSSRTTLMTGHAAKEAGENLKAMILETLAQELGIEQSRLDIKEGRIKISGDPVDFSAIRTGYIKEHRGWPDPPEGDELTFREAARLAYLRRGTVVATGKYKPPVLGGKYKGAAVGTSPAYGCSAQVAEVSVDFETGQIKVERITDAHDCGQAVNLTSVEAQMQGSVSMGLGEALFEEVKFDSQGRIINPSLGEYHIPTVMDMPETKCIVVESGEPNGPFGAKEVGEGAIMPTIPAILNAVRNATGLVLDETPLTPERVYQAFKKQKKE, encoded by the coding sequence ATGAGCGGCAACTTCTCGGTAATCGGAGGCCGGGCGGCCCGCAAGGACGCCCCCGACAAGTCCACGGGCAAGGCCCGCTACATCGAGGACCTCAAATTCGTAGGCGAGCTGGCCGGGGCCATGCTGCAATCCAGCCAGGCCCACGCCAAGATCAAGAGCATCGACATTTCCAAAGCCCAGGCTTTGCCCGGGGTGGTGGCGGTGATCACCGCCCAGGACGTGCCGGACATCAAGTACGGGGTGTCGCCGGCCCGCTACGACGAGAATCTTTTCGCCAAGGACCGGGTGCGCTACGTGGGCGACGAGATCGCCGCGGTGGCCGCCGAGGATCTGGCCACCGCGCTCAAGGCGGTGGAGCTGATCGAGGTGGAGTACGAGCCCCTGCCGGTGCTGCTCACGGTGGAGGAGGCCATGGCCGAGGGGGCTCCCTGGATCCACGACGAATTTCCCGACAACGTCTGCGCCAAGGTGGAGCAGGAGTTTGGCGACGTGGAGGCGGCCTTCGCCGAGTGCGACATCATCCAGGAGGGCAGTTTTTATTCCAAGCGTCAGGACGGGGCCTTTATCGAGCCCAACCAGTGCGTGGCCCTGGTGGACTCTGACGGGGTGCTCAACCTGCACAGCTCCACCCAGGTGCCCCACTACGTGCAGCGCACCGTGGCCATGGTCACCGGCCTGGGCATGAGCCGGGTGCGGGTGGCCAAGCCCTACGTGGGCGGCGGCTTCGGCCCCAAGGCCTCGGCCACCCCCATCGAGCTGGCCTCGAGCTTTTTGGCCATCAAGACCGGGCGTCCGGTGCGCATGGCCTACACCAGGGAGCAGGTGTTTCTTTTCAGCCGGGCCCGCCACGGCTTCACCCACCACATGAAGCTGGGGGCCAAGAAGGACGGCACCCTGATGGCCCTGGACCACCAGGCCACGCTGGAGGGCGGGGCCTACTCCTCCTTCGGCATCGCCACGGTTTACTACGCCGGCTCTCTCTTGGGCGGCCCCTACAAGCTGCCCAACATGCGCTACCAGGGCCAGCGCATCTACACCAACAAGCCCGCCTGCGGGGCCCAGCGGGGCCACGGCGGGGTTATCGCCCGGGGTCTTTTCGAGCAGCAGCTGGACCTGGTGGCCGAGAAGCTGGGCATGGACCCCATCGAGCTTCGCCTGAAGAACATGATGGAGACCGGGGACGTTACTTGCAACGACCTGGCCATGAGCAGCCTGGGCATGCGCGAGTGTTTGGAGGCGGTGAAAACCGGCTCCGGCTGGGCGGAGAAAAAGGGCAAGCTGCCGCCGGGCAAGGGCATCGGCGTGGCCTGCGGCTTCTTCGTCTCCGGCGCGGGTTATCCCATCTATCGCAGCGACACCTATCACTGCACCATCATCATCAAGGCCGACGAGGACGGCGGGGGCATTTTGCTCTACACCGCCTCGGCCGAGATCGGCCAGGGCTCTGAGACCACCATGGCCATGATCGCCGCCGAGGCGGTGGGCATCGACTACGAGCAGGTGCGGGTCAAGAGCGGCGACACCGACTTCGGCATCGACCTGGGGGCCTATTCCTCGCGCACCACCCTGATGACCGGCCACGCCGCCAAGGAGGCGGGGGAAAACCTCAAGGCCATGATTCTGGAGACCCTGGCCCAGGAGCTGGGCATCGAGCAGAGCCGCCTGGACATCAAGGAGGGCCGGATCAAGATCAGCGGCGATCCGGTGGACTTCAGCGCCATCCGCACGGGCTACATCAAGGAGCACCGCGGCTGGCCGGACCCGCCGGAGGGCGACGAGCTGACCTTCCGCGAGGCGGCGCGCCTGGCCTACCTGCGCCGGGGCACGGTGGTGGCCACGGGCAAGTACAAGCCTCCGGTCTTGGGCGGCAAGTACAAGGGCGCGGCGGTGGGCACCAGCCCGGCCTACGGCTGCTCGGCCCAGGTGGCCGAGGTGAGCGTGGACTTCGAGACGGGCCAGATCAAGGTGGAGCGCATCACGGACGCCCACGACTGCGGCCAGGCGGTGAACCTGACCAGCGTGGAGGCCCAGATGCAGGGCTCGGTGTCCATGGGCCTGGGCGAGGCGCTTTTCGAGGAGGTGAAATTCGACTCCCAGGGGCGCATCATCAATCCCAGCCTGGGCGAGTACCACATCCCCACGGTGATGGACATGCCCGAGACCAAGTGCATCGTGGTGGAGTCCGGCGAGCCCAATGGGCCCTTCGGGGCCAAGGAGGTGGGCGAGGGAGCCATCATGCCCACCATCCCGGCCATCCTCAACGCGGTGCGCAACGCCACCGGCCTGGTGCTCGATGAAACGCCCCTGACCCCCGAACGCGTCTACCAGGCGTTTAAGAAACAGAAGAAGGAATAG
- a CDS encoding (2Fe-2S)-binding protein — translation MSKQAITLTVNGVVRQALVEPNQTLTSLLRDELGLTGTKHGCGVGDCGCCTVILDGETVNSCLVLALQAQGREVLTIEGLASGGELHPLQRAFVDAGAIQCGFCTPGMILSAKALLDVIPQPSREEITKGLSGNLCRCTGYEKIVEAVSDAAAKMSEA, via the coding sequence ATGAGCAAGCAAGCCATCACCCTTACGGTAAACGGCGTGGTGCGCCAGGCGTTGGTGGAGCCCAATCAGACCCTCACCTCCCTGCTGCGCGACGAGCTGGGGCTCACCGGCACCAAGCACGGCTGCGGGGTGGGCGACTGCGGCTGCTGCACGGTGATCCTGGACGGCGAGACGGTCAATTCCTGCCTGGTGCTGGCGCTGCAGGCCCAGGGCCGGGAGGTGCTGACCATCGAGGGGCTGGCCAGCGGTGGCGAGCTGCATCCCTTGCAGCGGGCCTTTGTGGACGCCGGGGCCATCCAGTGCGGCTTTTGCACCCCGGGCATGATCCTTTCGGCCAAGGCGCTGCTGGACGTTATCCCGCAGCCCAGCCGGGAGGAGATCACCAAGGGTCTTTCGGGCAACCTGTGCCGCTGCACCGGGTATGAAAAGATCGTGGAGGCGGTGAGTGACGCCGCCGCCAAGATGAGCGAGGCGTAG
- a CDS encoding FAD binding domain-containing protein, with the protein MLLPSFSYHQPASVAEALEMLGQYGGQAAIIAGGTDLLVNMKHKKLSPQHLVGLEGIAGLDEFSSADGSLIVGPRLSASALAASGELTGAAKVLALGAGALGSPQVRNRATVGGNVCTARPAADMCLPLLALGAKAMLAGPDGSREVTLQEFFQGPGLTAKRPGELLTGLKIAKPAEGSGAGYQKLGLRQAMEIALVNVAAVVMLEDDGSTIKEARVALGAVAPTPLLSPGAAQALAGRAADEAAIEAAAEAAAADAKPIDDHRGSAAYRRDMVRTLTKRALKQALAQAQGNEEAQA; encoded by the coding sequence ATGCTTTTACCCAGTTTCAGCTATCACCAGCCGGCCAGCGTGGCCGAGGCGCTGGAGATGCTGGGGCAGTACGGTGGCCAGGCGGCGATAATCGCCGGGGGCACCGATCTGCTGGTCAACATGAAACACAAGAAGCTGTCTCCGCAGCACTTGGTGGGCCTTGAGGGTATTGCCGGGTTGGATGAGTTTAGCTCGGCCGACGGTTCGCTGATCGTGGGACCACGCCTAAGCGCTTCGGCCTTGGCGGCCAGCGGCGAGCTCACCGGCGCGGCCAAGGTTCTGGCCTTGGGGGCCGGGGCCCTGGGTTCGCCCCAGGTGCGCAACCGCGCCACCGTGGGCGGTAACGTGTGCACCGCCCGCCCGGCGGCGGACATGTGCCTGCCGCTGCTGGCCCTGGGGGCCAAGGCGATGCTGGCCGGTCCGGACGGGTCGCGCGAAGTGACGTTGCAGGAGTTCTTCCAGGGGCCGGGCCTGACCGCCAAGCGGCCGGGCGAGCTGCTGACCGGACTGAAGATTGCCAAGCCCGCCGAGGGCTCCGGAGCCGGCTACCAGAAGCTTGGCCTTCGCCAGGCGATGGAGATCGCGCTGGTGAACGTTGCGGCGGTGGTGATGCTGGAGGACGACGGGTCCACCATCAAGGAGGCCCGGGTGGCCCTGGGGGCGGTGGCTCCCACTCCCCTGCTCTCGCCGGGCGCGGCCCAGGCGCTGGCCGGGCGGGCGGCCGACGAGGCGGCCATCGAGGCGGCGGCGGAGGCGGCGGCGGCCGACGCCAAACCCATCGACGATCACAGGGGCTCGGCGGCCTACCGCCGGGACATGGTGCGTACCCTGACCAAGCGGGCCCTGAAGCAGGCCCTGGCCCAGGCCCAAGGCAACGAGGAGGCGCAAGCATGA
- a CDS encoding UbiX family flavin prenyltransferase, translated as MAQLPLVVGISGASGVIYGVEALKVLQGLGQPCHLILSEAGARNLAIETQYSVDEVKAMATRVHEISDVGAAVASGSFLHRGMLVAPCTIKTLSAIANSFNYNLLIRAADVTLKERRPLVLMVRETPLHKGHLELMSRAADNGAVILPPVPAFYHRPQSIQDLIHQSIGKALDLLGVEHNLFQRWGEH; from the coding sequence TTGGCGCAGCTACCTTTAGTAGTGGGTATATCCGGAGCCAGCGGGGTCATCTACGGGGTGGAGGCGCTCAAGGTGCTGCAAGGCCTGGGGCAGCCCTGCCATCTCATCCTGAGCGAGGCGGGCGCCCGCAACCTGGCCATAGAGACGCAATACTCGGTGGACGAGGTCAAGGCCATGGCCACGCGGGTCCACGAAATTTCGGACGTGGGCGCCGCGGTCGCCAGCGGTTCCTTCCTCCACCGGGGAATGCTGGTGGCCCCCTGCACCATCAAGACGCTCTCGGCCATAGCCAACTCATTCAACTACAACCTGCTGATCCGGGCCGCCGACGTGACGCTGAAAGAACGGCGGCCCTTGGTGCTTATGGTACGCGAAACGCCGCTGCACAAGGGTCATCTTGAACTGATGAGCAGAGCGGCCGATAACGGTGCGGTGATTCTGCCGCCCGTGCCGGCTTTCTATCATCGGCCCCAGAGCATCCAAGACCTGATTCACCAGAGTATCGGCAAGGCGCTGGACCTGTTGGGCGTGGAGCACAACCTATTCCAGCGTTGGGGCGAGCATTAG
- a CDS encoding CBS domain-containing protein, whose protein sequence is MILRNWMERDPITVESGTLVADAIALLLENNLRALPVIDQGELRGLVTRKELQGCATAVARAQSEYETEYFLNRLKIRDIMTRMPKTVEAGDSVEYCMLKGQDDLIRNYPVMENGKLVGMVSSLELFSALSSILGANEVWCGITLEALPLESGTISKVSKLVEDTGAILHGVFTMRLPNVTDKRIILRFDGGTDVGVVAKALEQGGYKIFEKTDAVQTCGHAA, encoded by the coding sequence ATGATTCTGCGCAATTGGATGGAGAGGGACCCGATAACCGTGGAGAGCGGGACCTTGGTGGCGGATGCCATCGCCTTACTGCTGGAAAATAACCTGCGGGCTCTGCCGGTGATCGACCAAGGCGAACTGCGAGGTTTGGTGACCCGCAAGGAATTGCAAGGATGCGCTACCGCCGTGGCCCGGGCCCAGAGCGAGTATGAAACCGAGTACTTCTTGAACCGCCTGAAGATCAGGGACATCATGACCCGCATGCCCAAGACGGTGGAAGCCGGTGACTCGGTGGAATACTGCATGCTCAAGGGCCAAGACGACTTGATCCGCAACTACCCGGTCATGGAAAACGGGAAGTTGGTGGGCATGGTTTCCTCGCTGGAACTTTTTTCGGCCCTGAGCAGCATCCTGGGGGCCAACGAAGTATGGTGCGGCATCACCCTGGAGGCTCTGCCCCTGGAGAGCGGCACCATCAGCAAGGTGTCCAAGTTGGTGGAGGATACCGGCGCGATTTTGCACGGCGTTTTCACCATGCGCCTGCCCAACGTGACGGACAAACGGATCATCCTGCGTTTCGACGGCGGCACCGACGTGGGAGTCGTGGCCAAGGCCTTGGAACAAGGCGGTTACAAGATATTCGAAAAAACCGACGCCGTGCAAACTTGCGGGCACGCGGCGTGA
- a CDS encoding NUDIX hydrolase: MTKAWPLLSSQPVAEVGLFSVTRDRALSPRTDQERDFYVVHMPDWLQIVALTSQGRLIMVRQYRHASRRIGLEVPGGLLDATDPDPVAAALRELKEETGYAGGETRDLGSYWPQPALLANRVHFVAATGMVPTGAQEQDAGEDIEVVLVAPDELERLLADGEIHNAMSVMALGLASQAGVLSGRV; this comes from the coding sequence ATGACCAAGGCATGGCCCTTGCTAAGCTCGCAACCGGTAGCCGAGGTCGGTCTGTTCTCGGTTACCCGCGACCGGGCCCTTTCGCCGCGCACCGACCAGGAACGGGACTTTTATGTGGTGCACATGCCCGATTGGCTGCAGATCGTGGCGCTGACCAGCCAGGGCCGGCTAATCATGGTCCGGCAATACCGCCACGCCAGCCGCCGAATCGGGCTGGAGGTGCCCGGAGGGCTTCTAGACGCCACGGACCCGGACCCGGTGGCGGCCGCCCTCCGCGAGCTAAAGGAGGAAACCGGCTATGCCGGCGGAGAAACGCGCGACCTGGGCAGCTACTGGCCCCAGCCCGCCCTTCTGGCCAACCGGGTCCACTTTGTGGCGGCAACCGGGATGGTGCCCACCGGGGCCCAGGAGCAGGATGCGGGCGAGGATATAGAGGTGGTCCTGGTCGCGCCCGACGAACTGGAGCGGCTGTTGGCCGACGGCGAAATTCACAACGCCATGAGCGTCATGGCCTTGGGCCTGGCCAGCCAGGCCGGAGTGCTTTCGGGGAGGGTTTAG